The DNA region CAAAGTAAAACTGTTGCACCAGTTCTATCTGGTGCAGTACAGGACCATAAGAGTGGTGCTAAGAAGGCTGGTAGTGTTTCTACCCATGGAAAATCAGGTGGCAAAGGTAATACAAATGTGCAAGAAACTCAGCAGTAACAAATTACTTTAAATTCAAAAGGAAAGAATATCCAGGCAGTGCAAAGTGCTGCAAAAAAGCAGATTCAGGTCTTACATGCTACTTCCGTAAACTTAAAAGTTTCAGGCAAGGAACATAACACTCAGAAGCAGGTTAGGCAACATGAGGCCAATGCAAAGGATAAAAAACAATCTCAAGTTGTCAATGTGCAAAATAACACTGTAAATTTACAAGTAGCAGTTGCAGGTGAAGAAAGGAAAATTAATCTTGATGAAGAGTCAACTGCACAGAATTTTCTCAATGCTACAAGGCACGGGGACTTGTCTTCTAGACAGGTGCAAagtgaaaaaaaacaaaaataaaactcATGCAAGGAAGCATAGTCGGGATGGTAAGATGAATGAGGAATTTGTTCCGAGGCATATGCCAATGAGACAAACAAAGCAATAAGGGGCTGTCCCTACCACTTCAACAAAGTCTACAAGATCCAAGAAAAATTGATGAAGTACCAAGACATTTTGGAAAGGCTAGAAGATCAAGACCAGGTGATAGAATTCCACAATTTAGAAGATTTTACAAGTTCAAAGAACAAGGGCCTTGACTCTATATTCGttcttgtattattttctcattATCTTAGTATTATCATTTGTAATATCATCACATCATTTTTGCGTGTTAGAAAATTAATAAAACTAGCCCTAGGCCCAAAAAGCCTCCTGGACtttcccaaaaaaaataaaaataaagaattatcattaaccaaaaaaaataaaaaaattaacaaattaaaaTAAATCATAATAAAGCTCCAAACCATCATGtgttcttttccttttcatttgtGTAGAGTTATCTAACTCCTCTAAGTCGTCATCTTCTTTTTGCAAAATGTCAAAAGAATCACGAGGTTGAACCTTTCGTACAATATGCCAACCTTTATTGGAATGATCGACAACATAAAATACTTGTGATGCTTGGTTGGCTAATACAAAAGGCTCATTTGTTTTCAAAAATCGCTGGCGGTTAACACTTACAAAACCATATTCATCCATTTTAACTCCCCTCTCTTGATCATATACATCAAACCACGTGCATCGAAACAAAATAACTCGTCTTCCCTCAACAAATTATAATTCAAGAACCTCGGTTAACTCGCCATAGTAATCCATTTCTTTTTGCTCTTCATCAGTCTCACCAACTACAACCACCCCGAAATTTTGAGTTCTCAAACCTTTGTCATACTCTTGCACGTGAAACCTATATCCACTAATAATGTGGCCTTTGAATCTTGTCACATATGGCAAAGGACCACGTGCCAatgagagcaaatcttccattctCTTACTATCATCGTGTTTGTGTAATcttgcaacctaacaacatcGACTACATATTTTAGCAAATACTATTTACATATTTGATTCAGGAATTTTTTTGATTAAATGATACTCACCTTTTCTTGCAACCATGTAATGAACTGCCTATTCCATTCCACATCTGAACTTTGTTGAGAGGTATCAACATGAATTTGTGAAAACTCTCTACAAATAATTTAAGTGTAACTACATGTCAttttaaatgaaaaatatggacaaCGTATCAGTAAATTATTAGATTACTTACTCGAGAAATGGTTGAATTTCATCACAATTCTTCAATATATGAAAATGTGCCTGCTCCATTTCAGTTGAATCAAGTTTATCTTGCTTGCTACCTTTCCTACCCTTTATAGGTTTTCCTTGTTGACAAAAAATTGTCAAACCTCCCTCAGATTCAAAAACACCACCATCATAATTTCGTTCAAGGCAATTAAATTTTGTCTTCATTGTATTCAAATACCTTGAACATAAAGTCATACATTCAGTTGCTAAATATCCCTCTGCAATCGAACCTTCTGGGCGAGCCATATTACCAATAAAAGACTTCAAAAAGTGTAGGTAGCGCTCTATTGGATACATCCATCGATATTGAATTGGTCCAGCAATCTTAGCTTCATTAGGTAAATGAATTGCCAAGTGCACCATGACATCGAAAAATGCAGGAGGAAAGACCCTTTCTAACTTGCACAAGGTTAATGGTATTTGGGCTTCTATTTGTTCCAACACATTCACACTCAAACATTTCGCCCCAAGCACTTTGAAAAATAAAGACAACTCAATAAGTGGTTCCGACACAGATTTGCAGAGCATACCACGTATGGCAAGTGGGAGTAAATGTTGTAGAATAACATGACAATCGTGACTCTTTAATCCTGAAATTTTGCGATCTTGAAGGTTCACACACTAGGAAATATTTGATGAAAATCCATCTGGGACCTTTAGATTCTTTAAGAAATTGAAACACTTTTGCTTCTCTTCAGGAGATAATGTGTAACATGCTGGTGGTAACTCATGTTTATCCCCATTTTTTATTGGATGCAAATCTTTTGGTATGTTCATTGCTTGTAAATCCAACCGAGTATTCAAGGTGTCTTTGGTTTTTCCTTTGACATTTAAGATTGTCCCCAAAATATTATCACAGATATTTTTCTCAATGTGCATCACATCTAGATTATGTCGCAACAACAAAGGTTTCCAATAAGGAAGATCAAAGAATATActcttcttatttcaattatcaCCCTACTTTCATGTGAtatcttattcttcttctttggATCCTTTGTTAGTGGTAACCCATCTAAATTAGCAACTTGATCAAGTATATCACCACTGGACAACATTTTTGGTGGTCATCTCGTCTCCTTAGTGCCATCAAATGACGCTTTATCATTCCTCCATTTGTGATCAAAAGGAAGAAAGCGTTTGTGGCCCATGTAACActgttttttacaattttttagcCTTGTGGAAACAGTTCCTTTATTGCAACATGGGCAAGCCAATTTTCCATTTGTACTCCATCCAGACAAATTTGCATATGCTGGAAAGTCGTTGATGGTCCATAACAAAGATGCATGTAATGTAAAATTCTTTTTAGTTGACGCATCAAAGGTCTCCACTCCAGTTTCCCATAATTCATTCAACTCCTCTATCAAAGGTTCAAGATAGACATCAATTGCATCCCCAGGACTCTCAGGACCAGGTATAAGCATTGACAAAATAAAATTCTCTTGCTTCATGCAAAGCCAATGTGGTAAATTATAAGGAATAAGTACCACGGGCCAAATGCTGTATGGAGTTCTTGACATTCAAAATGGTTGAAATCCATCTCTAGCAAGCCCAAGTCTTACATTACGAGGCTCAGCAGCAAAACATGggtgaagctcatcaaagttttTCCATACCATTGAATCAGCTGGTGTCTCATAATCCCATCATCAACTCTTTTATCATGATGCCATGATATAAGAGGAGATgtatttgaaaaaataaataatctTTGAAGTCTGGGCTTTAGAGGAAAATAACGTAAAATCTTGTATGGTATCTTTTTTCCACTTTTAAATTTGGTTTCCCCACTATGTTTATCCTCCTTCCATCTGGATGCCCCACAAACTTTGCAAGATTCAAGACAATTATCATCCTTCCAATATAACATGCAATCATTCTTACACGCATCAATCTTCTTATAAGAAAGACCAAGATCTCGAATAACCTTCTTTGCCTCGTAATATGAATTCGGCAAGTTTGTTCCATCAAGCAATAAATCTTCTTTCAAAAACTTTAATAACATCGTAAATGACTCATTACTCCAATGACCAATACTTTTAATGTGAAGCAATTTAACCAAAGTAGAAAGTTTAGAAACTTTTGCACTTTCATATAAAGGTAGCTCAAAATCCTCCAGTAGCTTATAAAATAGTTTTGCTTCAGGATTTGGTTCCTCCTCGACAAAATCATCACCACTATTGTTCATATTATCTCCATTATAATACAAATCTCTCAAAATCCCATGTATTTCATCCTCACCATCACCCTCTTCGATGTCATTATCATATATAAATTCAAAATCTGGTTGTGCTTCACCTGACCTCTCCCCATGGTGATACCAAAGAGTATAACCCGGTATTATCCCATGTACTATCAAATGTGACCTGACCACAACACGTGTTCTAGAAGTTGCATTACCACATTTGATGCAGGGACAACGTATCAATTGTGGTTCTCCCAATCTTGTAAAAGCATAATCTAAAAAACTTTCCACCCCATCTACGTAAGCACCAGCAAGTCGATCATTAATAAGTTCCATCCATTGCGTATTTGGTGCCATAATATTGGTTCATGTAAAGTAGATATAAAAATAAATTAGTACAACAACCAAGGAGTAAGAGTTAAACATTTATTCTAGAGTTATGGATTAATGAGAAATAGATACATATAGTTATACTCGTCTCCGgaaacatgcaacatcacaaaatacataaatTTCATTGTACTGAAAAACGATGAACTTTTTTATAGGTATAAAATGATAATTTTTTCCAGTAgacaatttaaaaaaataaaggacACTTAAAGAGTGTTTTATGAAGGAAAATTCAAAAATAGAGGTAGAGATAACAACTATGACATTGGGCTAATGAAGAAACTTCAGCATATTGGTCCTTTAGGACTATGTATGATACTATCTCACTGATGCAACATGAAAATAAGAAATCTTTGCAAGATATGTGCTGAGGAAGCTTACAAAAATGTTGAAAGATCTACATATCACAAAATTAAAGATCCTAGTGAAAATGAGGTTGCTAAAATCAAGGTGGCAAGCTCAAGATCACCTTGCAAACACTTTCGGAAAACCATTGAATGAACCTTGAGAGGGATGAAGATGGAAAACCAGCCTTGGTTTGCTACTTTTGAGACTTCAAAATGTTAAGTCCTGTTATTTTTGTATTCCTTTAGGAACTTTAAAGAAGAACTAAAATTCTAGAATATGATGAATCCACAAGatctctcttcaatttttttattttttttaaatttcaagcAGCTGGAAGTTAAATGATCGGCTACAAAACAACCTTGCTTGAGGTAGGAAAATTCAAGATTCAAAAGACAATAAATATGAGAAAGAGGCATTGTACTCTGCCATTCAAGGTTTTGTTAGAAATGTGTGAAATGGTTCATTTCTTTATCCTGATCCTTGTGGCTGGACAACAATAGAGGTACTAATCTTATGATTTCATTTGCTAGTTCTAGTATGTTTTAccattctttttttgtttttttttgtttgtttgcttGGAATTGGAAATCAAAAAACAGTAATGCTAGTTCAGACAACACTAGTTAAACAAAAAGTGTTGCTCCAGCATGCACTCAGTAGAGTATGTTACAAAGCCATGTATGGATTATTTTCATCAACTCTTTCCATAAAATTGTTAGTTAAAGTGACAAGGAGTTCCTAAATTCTTATTTCATTTCTAGATTTGCGATCAGTGTGATGTGAGTGTATGTCAGAGAGAGACATCATTAAGGAGCTATCCAATTTCTAAGACACTTTCCTATTAGTACCATTCTCGATAGACTATAtgaggcttcatatagttgttcccccggtcgctgcttgaattcatatatcttgtcgcgaatctcagccttcttgctaggggggtaccactttgaaagaaaaacaactACCATTTCTGCCCATGAAataatcgaatttcggggcagcttctcgaaccatgttcttgcctccccaactaaggaatatttgaataacctcaaccgaataccatcttgtggaacattgttctggatgtgattagcacacacatccacaaaattctgcaaatgacgttgagggtcattctcggtagagttccgaaagtatccctcaagtttcaacagctggtataaagatgagtcaattttcactgtagcagctccaactcgaggttgaacaatagcagatgcatagtcctcctcttgaccaagttcagcaaaaatattctcatcatcagattcattcgcctgattgttcaaccgattcaccTGATTACCAGCATGCTGATtctgctgattttgattcatgttcacctagtTTACACAGAGTAGAAAACAAGGtctgatggaataagcaaaagactttaatcaaagcaaacactatttagtaatttcaaaaccgtattccccggcaacggctcCAAAATTTGATAccctcaaattacacctattaatggtataacgcggacgttgtcaaatatagtaacccaacgaggttgggtcgaatcccacaggcaatatggtgtgaaaaggttactaaagtcgtagatgctaggttctaggtctaatgtcctaatccgataatttgtgtaaaagttggttgtttctatgactaattgctaaaatATTGCTTTgatggaaatttatggtaaaagaaactaaggttgtgtccccgctagatagggtgtatgatcatgggtattggtcttgatatacttataatggatcattatatgaatgcacttaatctctatatgaatctctactattttccaataaataaagattatatctttctatgattttcccaaatataagaaagtgataatgacgaacgattaatcatgccaagtaaattcttcgtattcctaagtgaatttattaaacaaagtttaaagctttgagttcttgttaattattcttaccaaccctagttattttcccaaataaattggggtttatggctttaatcaatgtttgcaaccattaattatgaatgaagaatgaagaataataaaaccctaataatccattatttgtatatcaatcacaaacccgatcaccaaacacccatcattgggttcacaccctagtaagggaatttaggtactcatgacaaagaacaagaaataagaagttgaagaattcataattgcttactttggaatgaaacaggaattggtaatacttgaattgatgtttgaatcttaaaaaactagagagaatttaatATTTTAAGTCAAGAGATAAAAATATAATGAATGCTgtctattaaaaccctacaatgactatttataagttttgaaaatacataagttacagattttgcacttcagtcccgtcatgatgaaatacggtccgtaaatcactttacggaccgtaaaaatggtTTACGCCCACGTCGTTCTCTCAGTTGTGTGCAACTTAAccttccaaaatacggaccgtaaactgcttggtcgtctttcactttgctaatcttaaactttctgccagatgcttgaATGACTAAAAACGagatggaatacggaccataaactgaaatacggtccgtaaactcagctcgtaaatcaccatcttctcagctaGACTTTCTGTTTCTAGGATCCTttaacacgaccatggaatacggcccgtattgtagaatacggacgtaaacttcaatttacgacctggttctgcacttcaactgtgattggGCCGAAtttgttcctttacctgaaaaacactaaaaaccatgtaaaatcacataggcttgcttaaaaacaagtaaaacttagagtaaaaaagcatcgattgtggcgtaaaatcacgccacatcaacacccccaacttaaagtatttgcttgtcctcaagcaggccataccacgcaacgactcaatctaacacctagatatcacagaataacaatgtctacatcggCTTTGACTCGGAACTTCTGGCATGCATGTTTCCCTTCAATTGATCACCCCAACTGTCTATTGTAAAGAAATATTACACAACTTAAGAACGTTatgactaaccatgaagcttcaatacatgacattatattatcgaacatattatcatgcacacaaacgctactttcggCGGTCACGTTATTTTGtttaattctcatccttatgtcctcccatagaccaaagaatgtcccaacacacatatatatgacaagaatgggacgaagatgaaagagaagagaaaaacactcaacactcacaaagaattcatatttacacatgcaaataccataggcttgcccttattttctatgttctcatcctaggtgcgttcggttgtgatcatattaggacttgtttcggcttgtaatgtaggcttaggggcGGGAAGGATacttttttggatattagtgactcaccctccttgataCTACAACATCGCTTCACCGTTATTCGCctattttctttccaacccctttatttcctttaaagttttcgacctcgatgtggttttactcctaaccaacttacaaatctcttttttttttctttatatatatatatatatatatatatatatatatatatatatatacgcaattaccacatcgaatctccactagcaaactccaccacccccaactcatGTTTTTAACATCTATTCCACATTCAATTCACCCCCTCTTTAGGCATTTTACCTcttctaactagtagcatcaaggagggaacgagtGCGAAAATGGATTAtttgcacaaagggtaaggtttcataattggctagccaagaaaaaggtcaaaaggctcaaaaaagggaaaagtagtgatattttcagcttttggtgagGCTTATTTTGGCAAAGTGACTTAttaacacaaagaaagcctaagatcatttcacaaccaaactaacattcggatttcaaacaagaccaaccaggcaagttctagattatacatgcgtaaacagaattaaactaacaactcacacacacatcggcataaggacaatcatttttacacttgtgacctcctaagtagtcattcatcacacaaAACACCCCAATAATCGCAATGTCAtacaaagaatcaatcatgtcagacaataactgttctaagtatgcatttttccaaaatttctgaggggtccaaaaattctcaacaaaccacaacacatgccatcagttacaaagtaacaccaagtaagtcaaaattattctattcaacctaagcaacatcctaaacatgccagtttcaacacaataaaaacccccctcaggaaaagaactctggcaaagaaacgccgagggggttcctaaacacatatttacactactcTACTATCAATtggtcccacccccaactaaaaatcaagcactgtctcagtgcttcAAGTATAAGAACAAGGGAGCAAGAAAATAGTACCTGGATGCTTGTGAACATCTCATGCCTGACTCGCCGCATCCGGTGGGTGACTCGAGGACTCTCTTGGTTGGCGCTGCAGCTCAACTAATGACTGAAGGATTGCCTGCTGCAAGTCCTTCTTTTTAGTCATCCTTAATCTCATGGCCAACTCATCCGGGTCCTCAGATGACTCAAGGACCCTCTTTCCAGTACCGCGGACAGAGGGTTCGGCATCCTCCGTCTCCTCCTCAGAATCAAGCaaatccagcaccttaaacgtagTAGGCAGAATGGCCCGTGATGCTGGGGCTGGTGCGGCTATCATCCTGTGCCCCTTGAGTGTTTCAAGATCCtttttcagcttctccaactcactcctcagAGAACcagactccccaccgggtgcggtctgctctcgagtcaacaatcTCGCCTCAAAGCTGTCAAGTCTCtaatcaatgaagggcatagggaaatggtccttgcaagtgtctgtattgagcttgcgataatccatgcaaactctccatccggtgactgtTCCGggcgggatcaactcattcttcgcatttggcacaacagtgatgccacccttcttaggaacacattggaccgggctcacccatttactatcagcaattgggtaaaccacgcctgcatctagccatttgatgatctctttcttgatgacctcttgcatattctcgtttagtcgcctctgatgctctacacttggtttgctgccctcctccaactgaattttatgctcacagatcccagatgggatacctcgaatatctgctatggtccaaccaatagcccgcctatactccctcaataCCTCCAAAAGCTGCACAATCTGCCCCTCAGTCAAtaaggctgaaacaatcaccggtaatgtattttccggaccaaggaactcatatttcaggtgTGATGGGAGccgcttaagctccaacttaggtggctccatgatcgaaggctttgctggaggagttgttctattttccagatcaagattcagtttctttgggtggtatgtgtatgagcccaacccaacaagtgaatttactgtctcctcatagccttccatgtcttcagcatcgaaattcatcagaATACCTGCCAAAGCCTCACCCAAgctctcttcttccatcttgtactccactgcttcatcaacagcATCgtatgaatcaattaccgaaatactctcataagcacttggtaattTCATTCCTTTACTGGCTTGAAaggtcacttcttcattgttgactcggaacttgatttcatttttctgaGAATCCAT from Lycium barbarum isolate Lr01 chromosome 10, ASM1917538v2, whole genome shotgun sequence includes:
- the LOC132613161 gene encoding uncharacterized protein LOC132613161; the protein is MLCKSVSEPLIELSLFFKVLGAKCLSVNVLEQIEAQIPLTLCKLERVFPPAFFDVMVHLAIHLPNEAKIAGPIQYRWMYPIERYLHFLKSFIGNMARPEGSIAEGYLATECMTLCSRYLNTMKTKFNCLERNYDGGVFESEGGLTIFCQQGKPIKGRKGSKQDKLDSTEMEQAHFHILKNCDEIQPFLEEFSQIHVDTSQQSSDVEWNRQFITWLQEKVARLHKHDDSKRMEDLLSLARGPLPYVTRFKGHIISGYRFHVQEYDKGLRTQNFGVVVVGETDEEQKEMDYYGELTEVLEL